In one Scomber japonicus isolate fScoJap1 chromosome 6, fScoJap1.pri, whole genome shotgun sequence genomic region, the following are encoded:
- the akap1b gene encoding A kinase (PRKA) anchor protein 1b — translation MPLRFRSVVPYTLPGVLALIGWWWYISRKKERLISHDSTEGDPTNVALRSSPSEGSNGLVEKGTVSPTDTHRPPTVNNQRTEQDKSQIHVQDTEAAPALDQSSEEASHHLGRIRQEEVHKPAVSAVPLHREEGGLQVSLKDHEELQKSPASVLATVPDKLLTRDSNSTPKATVEEVILSCQSTKVTSSSPTDAHRSDAERPEPEGEVAKHHSSNSAQDEMVVCAVTPAKVQRVISSETDSLETPTSVQDFHQHILTSTPTSPAPAPAPALTTTQDCTTTSVTQEDIQVHSSSGEEQDLELLAAGLITEVISAATQEVLGVTSCQVTDKSHPGCSSSSSSTPLTSDRLCYQQELITATQQHHHLLTSVPQIGHDSAEATQKEEQGVPNGCTSASVWEPVEVSHKVHQTNDVQRGHWPTPSHQAAQSAPLLNMKLKGDEASTLAEDSACSTCHSEDGISSEDLQNSTFDNQMDVIQVTDLSVTEATQPQSLAESATEATVLALTEESEVDVKRLDGMVLRNGAHGTCEVETDQSGGSDVNSMDSVDSGCTMGAGEIQSNHTASSSSELIIWEIEVPKHLVGRLIGKQGRYVSFLKQNSGSKIYISTLPYTQEFQICHIEGTQQQVDKALSLIGKKFKDLDLTNLYAPPPPPLTLPSLPMTSWLLLPSGVTVEVIVVNIVSAGHVFVQQHTHPTYHALRSLDQQMFLCYSQPGTPALPSPAEVGVICAAPAVEGAWWRAQVITFYKETNEAEIRYVDYGGYDRVKIDSLRQIRSDFVTLPFQGAEVLLDNIAPLPGEDRFSPEATSAMEEMTRGVALLAQVSNYDNNTGLPLVHLWNMVGEEVVSVNRSLAERGLAVWVDGF, via the exons ATGCCACTGAGGTTTCGCTCTGTTGTGCCATACACACTACCTGGAGTCCTCGCGTTGATCGGCTGGTGGTGGTACATCTCACGGAAGAAAGAGCGGCTCATCAGCCATGACAGCACAGAGGGGGATCCAACCAACGTGGCCCTGAGATCTTCTCCATCAGAAGGCAGCAACGGTTTGGTTGAGAAAGGCACTGTATCTCCTACTGACACCCACAGACCTCCAACGGTCAATAACCAGAGAACAGAACAGGACAAATCTCAGATCCATGTCCAGGACACTGAAGCAGCACCGGCACTGGACCAAAGTTCTGAAGAAGCATCCCATCACCTCGGCAGAATAAGACAAGAAGAAGTTCATAAACCTGCAGTCTCAGCTGTACCACTACATCGTGAGGAAGGAGGCCTTCAGGTGTCCCTGAAAGACCATGAAGAACTGCAGAAGAGCCCAGCGTCTGTCTTGGCAACAGTGCCTGACAAACTTCTAACGAGAGACTCAAACTCTACTCCAAAAGCCACAGTGGAAGAGGTCATCTTGTCCTGTCAGTCTACCAAAGTCACCAGCTCCTCCCCCACGGACGCACACCGTTCTGATGCAGAGAGGCCTGAGCCAGAGGGGGAAGTTGCAAAGCACCACAGTTCTAATAGTGCACAGGATGAGATGGTGGTTTGTGCAGTCACCCCAGCCAAAGTGCAGAGAGTGATCTCATCAGAGACCGATTCTCTAGAAACACCCACTTCAGTGCAGGATTTCCACCAACACATTCTGACCAGCACACCTACCTCCCCGGCCCCTGCTCCGGCCCCGGCCCTGACCACAACCCAAGACTGCACCACCACATCAGTGACTCAAGAGGACATCCAGGTACACAGCAGCAGTGGAGAGGAGCAGGATCTGGAGCTTCTGGCAGCTGGGCTCATAACTGAGGTCATCTCGGCTGCCACCCAGGAAGTCCTCGGTGTCACCAGCTGCCAGGTCACAGACAAAAGCCACCCTggctgcagcagcagtagcagcagcacaCCACTGACTAGCGACAGGCTCTGCTACCAACAGGAGCTAATTACAGCAacacagcagcaccaccacctTCTGACAAGTGTGCCTCAGATAGGCCATGACTCTGCAGAGGCAACACAGAAGGAAGAGCAAGGGGTTCCTAATGGATGCACCTCGGCCTCAGTATGGGAGCCTGTTGAGGTCAGTCACAAGGTTCATCAGACAAATGATGTACAGAGAGGCCACTGGCCAACACCATCACACCAAGCAGCACAAAGTGCCCCTCTGCTAAACATGAAACTGAAAGGAGATGAAGCATCTACGCTAGCTGAGGACTCAGCCTGCAGCACTTGCCACTCTGAGGATGGCATCAGCAGCGAGGACCTCCAGAACAGCACGTTTGATAACCAGATGGATGTGATCCAGGTTACAGACTTGTCAGTAACAGAGGCAACACAGCCTCAGTCACTGGCTGAATCAGCCACAGAGGCAACAGTTTTGGCCTTAACTGAAGAAAGTGAAGTCGATGTAAAAAGGCTTGATGGGATGGTCCTGAGGAATGGAGCTCATGGCACATGTGAGGTGGAGACAGACCAGTCTGGAG gttctGATGTGAACAGTATGGACTCGGTGGACAGCGGCTGCACTATGGGTGCAGGAGAAATCCAGAGTAACCACACTGCCTCCTCCAGTTCGGAGCTCATCATCTGGGAGATTGAGGTGCCAAAG CATCTTGTAGGGCGGTTAATCGGGAAGCAGGGGAGATACGTGAGTTTCCTGAAGCAGAACTCTGGTTCAAAGATCTACATCTCCACCCTGCCTTACACACAGGAGTTCCAGATCTGTCACATAGAGG GTACGCAGCAGCAGGTTGACAAAGCCCTGTCACTGATCGGGAAGAAATTTAAAGATCTGGACTTGACCAACCTATATGCGCCTCCACCGCCCCCACTCACATTGCCATCACTTCCCATGACTTCCTGG CTTCTTCTGCCCAGTGGTGTGACAGTTGAAGTGATTGTGGTGAACATCGTGTCAGCCGGTCACGTCTTTGTCCAGCAGCACACCCACCCCACCTACCACGCCCTACGAAGCCTGGACCAGCAGATGTTCCTGTGCTACTCCCAGCCGGGCACCCCTGCATTGCCCTCACCTGCTGAAG TTGGTGTAATCTGTGCGGCTCCAGCGGTGGAAGGAGCGTGGTGGAGAGCTCAGGTCATCACCTTCtataaagaaacaaatgaaGCAGAGATTAGATATGTTGACTATGGCGGCTATGACAGAGTCAAGATCGACTCACTACGGCAAATAAG GTCTGATTTTGTAACGTTACCGTTTCAAGGGGCTGAAGTATTACTAGACAACATCGCCCCTCTTCCAG GGGAGGATCGTTTTTCACCAGAGGCCACATCAGCGATGGAGGAGATGACCAGAGGAGTGGCTCTGCTTGCACAG GTCTCAAATTATGACAACAACACAGGCCTGCCATTGGTCCACCTGTGGAACATGGTGGGAGAAGAG GTGGTTTCAGTGAACCGCTCGCTAGCAGAGAGGGGCCTTGCTGTTTGGGTGGATGGATTCTGA